The Methylomicrobium lacus LW14 genome window below encodes:
- a CDS encoding spermidine synthase: MKRCPGLPLAIALVSGAAIGYEILLMRLFSIIQWHHFAYMIISLALLGYGVSGVVLALCRDWLNARFAWVFPGGIVLFSLAAPGCFWLGQRLPFNPSELFWSPAQPLYLLTLYLLLALPFFFAASAVGLALFRFRDEVSSIYAADLAGAGLGSLVIIGLLFLVPPDQALIALALVGLAGILPVSIAWKKNGWGPAICAAVLALLWLAPSDWKTLHISPYKEMQQLLRIPGTRIIDSFSNPIAYTDVVESVTTPLRHAPGLSLNAEREPPAQYALFSDAGNMSALTRYNGDRATISYLDQTTSALPFHLNKPEQLLILGVGAGSDLLQAEWFGVPSVDAVELNGQLIDYIKTRHDAFSGGIFTNERLRLHIGEARGFVSGTKQRFDLIQIALMDAYGASSAGLYALSENYLYTVEALQEYIRHLQPGGYLALTRWAKMPPRDALKLFATAAEALERSGISEPGRRLLLIRGWQTSTLLVKNGEVTLGDIGKLKTFCEDRSFDIDYYPGITESETNRFNQLPESYYYQGASQMLGAGRAAYLDRYKFAIDPATDDRPYFFQFFKWTTLPEILSLYGQGGISLLETGYIILVAGALQALFAAALFIGLPMWLCKQRLGLPDYSPRLWRMMGYFFLLGNAFLFIEIAFIQKFILFLHHPVYSVTVVLCTFLISASLGSYASRSLHAMRHGHFAPILGIAALALFYILFFKNLTGVFLDQFVPVKIAVTVLLISPLGFLMGMPFPLGLQRAAVLSPSLIPWAWGVNGFASVISASLATLIAIHGGFNVLILTAVGLYLGAAVCLPRVDEAL, from the coding sequence ATGAAGCGCTGCCCGGGCCTGCCGCTGGCGATCGCGCTGGTTTCGGGCGCGGCGATCGGCTACGAAATTTTGCTGATGCGGCTGTTTTCGATCATCCAGTGGCATCATTTCGCCTACATGATCATCAGCCTGGCCTTGTTGGGCTACGGCGTCAGCGGGGTGGTTCTGGCACTCTGCCGGGACTGGCTGAACGCGCGCTTCGCATGGGTGTTTCCGGGCGGAATCGTGCTGTTCAGTCTCGCGGCGCCGGGCTGCTTCTGGCTCGGGCAGCGCCTGCCGTTCAATCCTTCCGAGCTATTTTGGTCGCCGGCCCAGCCGCTGTATCTGTTGACGCTCTATCTGCTCTTGGCCTTGCCGTTCTTTTTCGCGGCCTCAGCGGTCGGGTTGGCGCTGTTCCGCTTCCGCGATGAGGTGTCGAGCATCTATGCGGCCGATCTGGCCGGCGCCGGCCTCGGCAGCCTGGTCATTATCGGTTTATTGTTTCTGGTGCCGCCCGATCAGGCGCTGATCGCCTTGGCCCTGGTCGGCCTCGCCGGCATCCTGCCGGTCTCGATCGCCTGGAAAAAAAACGGGTGGGGGCCGGCCATCTGCGCGGCCGTGCTGGCGCTCCTGTGGCTCGCGCCTTCGGACTGGAAAACCCTGCACATTTCTCCGTACAAGGAGATGCAGCAATTGCTGCGCATTCCGGGAACCCGCATCATCGACAGCTTTTCGAATCCGATCGCCTATACCGATGTGGTCGAAAGCGTGACCACGCCGCTGCGGCATGCGCCCGGCCTCAGCCTGAATGCCGAGCGCGAGCCGCCCGCCCAGTATGCGCTGTTCTCGGATGCCGGCAACATGTCCGCGCTGACCCGCTACAATGGTGATCGGGCCACGATTTCGTATCTGGATCAGACCACTTCCGCGCTTCCTTTCCACCTGAACAAGCCGGAGCAGTTGTTGATCTTGGGCGTCGGCGCCGGCAGCGATCTGCTGCAGGCCGAATGGTTCGGCGTTCCCTCGGTCGATGCGGTCGAACTGAACGGCCAATTGATCGATTACATCAAGACCCGACACGACGCCTTCAGCGGCGGCATCTTCACGAATGAACGCCTCCGGCTGCACATCGGCGAGGCGCGCGGCTTCGTCTCCGGCACGAAGCAGCGTTTCGACCTGATCCAGATCGCCTTGATGGATGCCTACGGCGCCTCGTCGGCAGGACTCTATGCCTTGAGCGAAAATTATCTCTATACGGTCGAAGCGTTGCAGGAATATATCCGCCATCTGCAGCCGGGCGGCTATCTGGCCTTGACCCGCTGGGCCAAGATGCCGCCGCGCGATGCGTTGAAATTGTTTGCGACCGCCGCCGAAGCGCTGGAGCGCTCCGGCATCAGCGAGCCCGGCCGGCGACTGCTGTTGATTCGCGGCTGGCAGACCAGCACCTTGCTGGTCAAGAACGGCGAGGTCACGCTGGGGGACATCGGGAAACTCAAGACCTTTTGCGAGGACCGCAGTTTCGACATCGATTATTATCCCGGCATCACCGAGTCCGAGACCAATCGCTTCAATCAATTGCCGGAATCTTATTACTACCAGGGCGCAAGCCAGATGCTCGGCGCCGGGCGGGCGGCCTATCTGGACCGTTACAAATTCGCGATCGATCCCGCGACCGACGACCGGCCGTATTTCTTTCAGTTTTTCAAATGGACCACCTTGCCCGAAATCCTGTCGCTGTACGGGCAGGGCGGCATCTCGCTGCTAGAAACCGGCTACATCATCCTGGTCGCCGGCGCGCTGCAGGCGCTGTTTGCCGCCGCCCTGTTCATCGGCCTGCCGATGTGGCTCTGCAAGCAAAGGCTCGGGTTACCTGATTATTCGCCGCGCTTGTGGCGGATGATGGGCTACTTTTTCCTGCTCGGCAACGCCTTCCTGTTCATCGAAATCGCCTTTATCCAGAAATTCATCCTGTTTTTGCATCATCCGGTGTATTCGGTCACCGTGGTGTTGTGCACGTTTCTGATTTCGGCCAGCCTGGGAAGCTATGCGTCGCGGTCGCTGCACGCTATGCGCCATGGGCATTTTGCGCCGATCCTCGGCATTGCGGCGCTGGCGCTGTTCTATATTCTGTTCTTTAAAAACCTGACCGGTGTGTTTCTCGATCAGTTCGTCCCGGTCAAAATCGCGGTGACCGTGCTCTTGATCTCGCCCCTGGGGTTTTTGATGGGCATGCCGTTCCCGCTCGGCCTGCAACGCGCCGCCGTCTTATCGCCGAGCCTGATCCCCTGGGCCTGGGGCGTCAACGGTTTTGCCTCGGTGATCAGTGCGAGTCTTGCGACTCTGATCGCGATCCACGGCGGCTTCAATGTGCTGATTTTGACTGCGGTGGGGCTTTATTTGGGTGCGGCGGTTTGTCTGCCGCGTGTTGATGAAGCATTATAA
- a CDS encoding protein-L-isoaspartate(D-aspartate) O-methyltransferase, with the protein MTMPNYLPAAALLFLSMGAVRAEEDVFARQRAAMVAEIEEYMQYTAARLGRKALSHPVAGALRNVPRHQFVGEDQRPYAYQNRPLPIGHGQTISQPYIVAVMTELLDSKPGDKVLEIGTGSAYQAAVLATVGADVYSIEIIEPLADSARERIKKLGYQNIHTRTGDGYYGWPEAAPFDAILVTAAASHIPPPLIKQLKAGGRMLIPVGDRFNVQQLVLVEKDRDQKIKTRQLLPVAFVPLTGTHP; encoded by the coding sequence ATGACCATGCCAAACTATTTGCCGGCCGCGGCGTTGCTGTTTCTCTCGATGGGCGCCGTAAGGGCCGAAGAGGATGTTTTTGCACGCCAGCGCGCGGCGATGGTGGCCGAAATCGAAGAGTATATGCAATACACGGCCGCTAGGCTGGGGCGAAAAGCCTTGAGCCATCCCGTCGCGGGCGCGCTGCGCAACGTGCCCCGGCATCAGTTCGTCGGCGAGGATCAACGCCCGTATGCCTATCAAAATCGGCCGTTGCCGATCGGCCATGGCCAGACCATTTCACAGCCTTACATCGTCGCGGTGATGACCGAATTGCTCGATTCGAAACCCGGCGACAAGGTGCTCGAGATCGGCACCGGTTCGGCCTACCAGGCGGCTGTGCTCGCCACGGTCGGCGCCGACGTTTACAGCATCGAGATCATCGAACCCTTGGCCGATAGCGCCCGCGAACGGATCAAAAAGCTGGGCTATCAAAACATCCACACCCGCACCGGCGACGGTTATTACGGCTGGCCCGAAGCCGCGCCGTTCGACGCGATTCTGGTGACCGCGGCGGCAAGCCACATTCCGCCGCCCTTGATCAAGCAGTTGAAAGCGGGCGGGCGCATGCTGATTCCGGTCGGCGACCGCTTCAATGTGCAGCAACTGGTGTTGGTCGAAAAAGACCGGGATCAGAAAATCAAAACCCGGCAGTTGCTGCCGGTGGCCTTCGTCCCTTTGACCGGAACGCACCCTTGA
- a CDS encoding protein-L-isoaspartate(D-aspartate) O-methyltransferase: MKNIHHMLEDIRQEILLTAFLTGRKTLSPEVMEAIRDVPREQFVDPGMISLAFDNGPLPIGYGQTISQPFIVALMTDLLAIQPTDAILEIGTGSGYQTAILSLLAARVYTLEVIEDLSLEAADRFKKLAYQNIHARVGNGYEGWPEQAPYDGIIVTAAAPYVPDALIDQLKAGGRLVIPLGRPFGHQELIVLEKRAKGPHKISKILDVAFVPLVDHPKKWH, from the coding sequence ATGAAAAATATTCATCACATGCTGGAAGACATTCGGCAGGAGATCCTCCTGACCGCTTTTTTGACCGGCCGTAAAACACTCTCGCCGGAGGTGATGGAGGCGATACGCGACGTGCCGCGCGAGCAGTTCGTCGATCCCGGCATGATATCTTTGGCATTTGATAACGGCCCCTTGCCGATCGGTTACGGTCAGACCATCTCGCAGCCCTTCATCGTCGCGCTGATGACCGACTTGCTGGCGATCCAACCGACCGATGCGATCCTCGAAATCGGCACCGGTTCGGGGTATCAGACCGCCATCCTGTCGCTTCTGGCCGCTCGGGTTTACACGCTCGAGGTGATAGAGGATTTGAGCCTCGAAGCGGCCGATCGTTTCAAAAAACTCGCTTATCAAAATATCCACGCCAGGGTCGGCAACGGTTATGAAGGCTGGCCGGAACAGGCGCCCTATGACGGTATCATCGTGACCGCCGCCGCGCCTTATGTGCCGGACGCGCTGATCGACCAGTTGAAAGCCGGCGGGCGGCTCGTGATTCCGCTCGGCCGGCCTTTCGGGCACCAAGAACTGATCGTGCTCGAAAAACGGGCGAAAGGGCCACACAAGATCAGCAAAATCCTCGATGTCGCTTTCGTGCCCTTGGTCGATCATCCGAAAAAATGGCACTAA